Proteins encoded in a region of the Zea mays cultivar B73 chromosome 4, Zm-B73-REFERENCE-NAM-5.0, whole genome shotgun sequence genome:
- the LOC100276179 gene encoding uncharacterized protein LOC100276179 — MKKATKYLKHLFSAIVAAVKARSTAVGTKASSLQMRLIVLGIMRNKKLLLSAIQKKIHAIIGAGNGSGNAVASHGSGNRMAAVLQSLPSFAVEQETRALVLLSSLPSFVLERDAAGAGANEDKQDVVEATAGDKHVAVVDDDATAQAKAEGDFLLEDQIDHVADVFIRRFHEQMRLQKLESFKRFCEMLERGA; from the coding sequence ATGAAGAAGGCGACCAAGTACCTAAAGCACCTCTTCTCCGCCATCGTCGCGGCGGTGAAGGCCAGGTCCACCGCCGTGGGCACCAAGGCCAGCTCCCTGCAGATGCGCCTCATCGTCCTCGGCATCATGCGGAACAAGAAGCTCCTGCTCAGCGCCATCCAGAAAAAGATCCACGCCATCATCGGCGCCGGCAATGGCAGCGGCAATGCGGTGGCTAGCCACGGCAGCGGCAACAGGATGGCCGCGGTGCTGCAGAGCCTGCCGAGCTTTGCCGTGGAGCAGGAGACGAGGGCCCTCGTCCTGCTCAGCAGCCTGCCGAGCTTCGTGCTGGAGCGGGACGCTGCCGGCGCTGGCGCCAACGAGGACAAGCAGGACGTGGTGGAAGCAACAGCAGGCGACAAGCATGTTGCCGTGGTGGACGACGACGCCACCGCTCAGGCGAAGGCGGAGGGGGACTTCCTGCTGGAGGACCAGATCGACCACGTGGCAGACGTGTTCATCCGCCGATTCCACGAGCAGATGAGGCTGCAGAAGCTGGAGTCCTTCAAGAGGTTCTGCGAGATGCTGGAGAGGGGCGCCTAA